In the genome of Nymphaea colorata isolate Beijing-Zhang1983 chromosome 9, ASM883128v2, whole genome shotgun sequence, one region contains:
- the LOC116260690 gene encoding scarecrow-like protein 28, whose amino-acid sequence MGSALFIGGAIRRWQAGVASKSVVRINPHTSASKACWLVSFRSSTVRGQGELLAQRSPYIPSAIAAQTAIWVPSERWEKRKNLKRFCEQSSSEESCVNRRKRVKESSPECTDDGEFPADILGGVDFYFTEPIKPESVVGIPISFSTPTTAEDVQFTPSSIVSLLPNATWVESVVTEISDRGDYKDEVATSENPKDSNSNSSSSETQSSTQQGEESSEKGTGNGSELPCQSEGTEIGNENISTGQGLELVNLLVSCTEAISCKNFALVNHYLSKLGELASPEGTPIHRVAAYFTEAMALRVAKLWPHIFKISPRELDPAEEDQLTAFRLLNEVSPIPKFLQFTANEMILRAFEGKDRVHIIDLDIKQGLQWPSLFQSLVCRPNPPSHIRITGVGESKQELQDAGDRLAGFAEALNLPFEFHAVVDKLEDLRLWMLHVKENESVAVNCMLQLHRVLNDNNGSSLRDFLGLIQSVRPTVLVIAEHESSHNDPSWEERFCNSLNYYSAVFDSIDSGLPLDSPARTRIEEMFAREIRNIIACEGIERTERHENFDKWKRIMEGGGFRCLGVSERETMQSNMLLKMFSCENYKMVKQGDEGLTLCWAEHPLFTVSTWASSMEVAGTSSSFSQPG is encoded by the exons ATGGGATCTGCACTATTTATTGGAGGCGCTATACGAAGATGGCAGGCAGGAGTAGCATCAAAGTCGGTAGTAAGAATCAA TCCCCATACCTCAGCCAGCAAGGCCTGCTGGCTTGTCAGTTTTAGATCGTCCACAGTTCGAGGGCAAGGCGAATTGCTCGCTCAAAGAAGTCCCTATATTCCATCAGCGATTGCCGCGCAGACAGCGATTTGGGTTCCATCAGAGAGGTgggagaagaggaaaaactTAAAGAGATTTTGTGAGCAGAGTTCTTCGGAGGAATCCTGCGTAAACAGAAGGAAGCGGGTAAAGGAAAGCTCACCAGAGTGTACTGATGATGGTGAATTCCCCGCTGATATATTGGGTGGTGTAGATTTTTACTTCACTGAACCAATAAAACCAGAATCTGTGGTAGGAATTCCCATTTCATTCTCAACTCCAACAACTGCAGAAGATGTTCAGTTCACACCTTCTTCCATTGTATCTTTGTTGCCCAATGCTACTTGGGTGGAGTCCGTAGTCACAGAAATATCAGATAGGGGTGACTACAAAGATGAGGTTGCCACAAGTGAAAACCCAAAGGACTCCAATTCGAATTCAAGTTCGTCGGAGACACAGAGCTCAACGCAGCAGGGGGAGGAATCGTCCGAGAAAGGTACTGGCAATGGCTCAGAGCTTCCTTGCCAATCAGAGGGCACTGAAATTGGCAATGAAAATATTAGTACTGGTCAAGGCCTCGAGCTTGTTAATCTACTAGTATCTTGCACAGAGGCGATCTCTTGCAAGAATTTTGCTCTAGTAAACCATTATCTATCTAAACTTGGAGAGCTTGCCTCTCCTGAAGGAACACCGATTCACAGAGTAGCAGCTTACTTCACCGAAGCCATGGCACTTAGAGTAGCCAAGCTCTGGCCTCACATCTTCAAAATTTCTCCACGCGAACTAGACCCAGCTGAGGAAGACCAGTTAACAGCTTTCAGGCTTCTCAACGAAGTTAGTCCAATCCCGAAGTTCCTACAGTTCACAGCAAACGAGATGATTTTAAGAGCATTTGAAGGGAAAGACAGAGTCCATATTATTGATTTAGATATTAAACAGGGCCTTCAATGGCCTAGCCTGTTTCAGAGCTTGGTTTGTAGGCCTAATCCTCCAAGCCACATTAGGATCACGGGGGTTGGGGAGTCAAAGCAGGAGCTGCAGGATGCTGGAGACAGGCTAGCTGGGTTTGCAGAGGCTCTGAACCTCCCATTTGAATTCCATGCCGTGGTCGATAAATTAGAGGACCTGAGGCTCTGGATGCTTCATGTGAAGGAGAATGAAAGTGTTGCTGTGAATTGTATGTTGCAGTTGCACAGAGTTCTCAATGATAACAATGGCAGCTCCTTGAGGGATTTTCTTGGACTGATACAGAGTGTTAGGCCAACAGTGCTAGTGATTGCAGAACATGAGTCCAGCCATAATGACCCGAGTTGGGAGGAAAGGTTTTGTAATTCACTGAATTATTACTCCGCTGTCTTTGATTCCATAGATTCAGGCCTTCCTCTCGACAGTCCAGCTAGAACCAGGATAGAGGAAATGTTTGCCAGGGAAATACGGAACATTATAGCATGTGAAGGGATCGAAAGAACCGAAAGGCATGAGAATTTTGATAAGTGGAAGAGAATAATGGAAGGTGGTGGATTCCGATGTCTAGGAGTTAGTGAGAGAGAAACGATGCAGAGTAACATGCTTCTAAAGATGTTCTCATGCGAGAATTACAAGATGGTGAAACAGGGGGATGAAGGATTGACGCTTTGCTGGGCAGAGCATCCTCTCTTCACAGTATCAACATGGGCGTCATCGATGGAGGTTGCAGGCAcatcttcctctttctctcaaccAGGATGA